The sequence below is a genomic window from Xiphophorus maculatus strain JP 163 A chromosome 18, X_maculatus-5.0-male, whole genome shotgun sequence.
TGATTTCCAGTGGATGCCTGTGTTGCATACAAAAAGACAATGTTAAGAACTGTTtcctaaaaatacaaatatttactttacattttaataaagatgatttacaaaactttcctttttctttatgcTTGCCTGTTTCGTTATTCAATACCCCGTTTTCTCCTCACCTGTTTCTATTTATCTTTGTTCTGACCAATGGACTTTGAAAgaacaaatttcttttcaaatttactTAAATGTCATCTCGAGGAACTTTACCGAAATCATTCCAATTCAATCATACATGCATTCCATCTGATTCTAtcaaaaaaaatgcattttatctgGATTTGCATATGTCTAAGTATATGCATACATACATCCATGCCCACACTAACTCATATGCTTTAGCCccaatttgcatattttttaaaaattttttctaTTAGCCAATTCACCGTTGCCACATCTGTTTGCACCACCTGCATTTTGTTTGATGAGCAGTAAATTTTCTTAATCAGATATCATAGATCTATTTAAGAATTAAtgtactatttttttaaatctaatgattTAAGATTGGAAAATtaccaaaagtttaaaaaacataattcatcTGGTCCGGCACAACCTTGCTATCGAATGTTTAAACTAGAAATCTTATAAGTaataaaatgcatataaaaaCGTTAAAATGGAAATGTCTAGTAATGCAACCTAAGCTACGTCAATGACTTTTTACTGAAAAAGCCAGTAATCTTCTGATACTGCAAACTGTAACAGCTTTCACTGCAGTACAGTTTTAGGATTAGAGAATAGGATACTCAGTTTTTTTTGACTCAATAACAGTATTTAAATAATGATGATGACTATTTTTTCCCATGTCTTTGCAATTACAGGTTTGGTacttcagaaagtgaaatatcGATTTGTGTACAAGGTGTCCAGACATGTACTTCGTCGTCTCGTGGACCTCCTTTTAAAAGACCATGTTTTGAATGGAGAAGAAGAGGATATAATATGTGAGGGAAGGTATAGTAGGGCCGATCAGGCACGTAGTCTCATTGACTATGTGAtcagaaaaggagaaagagCCAGCACAAGGCTGATTTATCACCTACAGAACATAGACCCAGTTCTTCACAGTGAGTTGGGTCTGTCCAGTGATCAACCTGGTCTGTCAggtaagaggaaaaaatgttagtttaaaaagcataaaaattgatggatttttctttattaagaAGTATAGCATTCTTGTAAACTCAAAAGTTTAGCACAATCAAATCTTCAATCCCTAAATCTTTGAGGGTTTATATAGAAATATTACCTAATAGACACAAGCTCAGCAAGGCTTTTCGTCCGGTGCGCCAATGCCTGACCCCGGCCGAAGGGCCTTCAGTGCATTGTTGGGCTTTGGGAGATTAACATCTTATGTGTTCTGGTCCAAATGTTGGGGTGTTTGTAGGTTTTATTCTGGGGTGAGACTGGCGAACGGCTGGGTGGTTCAGGATTATATTCCAGTTCAAGTAGACTTTGTGTCAAACTTAGTGTTATTGTACCCTGCCATAAAGTTCCAGTTTGCAGGTGTTACAGCTTGCAgttattattttcatgtttagtGAAACATTGCTCAGCCGAAATGGATTATTTATCATTGGAAGGtaaccaaaaaaataacaagttaaactcagtttttcatatttaagctgATGCTTTGATGAGTAGCTCTTTGTCTTACATGGATATATGACATTATAAACTGTCTATTTGAGAAAACACTTAAAAGGCATCTCTAGCGGTGCTCCTTTGACATCCACTTTCACTTAAGAAAGAGCAAACCAATTCTTTAAACACGGTTGCTCTCCTCATTGTAAGCTgatgtcttttatttctgttctttttttttttttttgttatttgtaacGACAAAACATGTAAAGCTGAAGCTTAATGCTCTGGTGTGTTGCATGCCTCCACATATATAAATAATCATGGTGGACCACCATTTCTTTTGGTCCCAGTCCAGCCATGACTCGGTCACAGGGGTCTGTGACCGAGtcataaacgataaatcaattagtcgtacaataaatgaaaactatcgacatcattttaattatcggctttatcgtttcttccagcctttttctctttctgttgatgacactgaatgaaaacaggCTCAACtctgtgtgtgactgtgtgtgataatctcacacagtcaaCCCCgctctcttggagaaaaactgggctACAAATCGacactcttgtcttttttctttctccttttgaaAACTTGACTTTATTATGACATAGTAACTGCCACAGTCGTTTTCCTCttctactgactgctgctgaacaccgtcgCCGCTAAGCAGGAaggaaccatttcatgcagattcAAAGGAGGGTTCAGTGTAAATTTGAATGTTTGCGTTTTGGTCTGGGAGTgctaacatttatttgttattgataaaaacagttttaaaaaacacgataaagtttaatttgtaattGACAAGGCTccagtttttttctatttccatgaagaaaaaaaacaaaaacaaaactattttgtgGAGGGCCCCCAGTCGGTCAGGAGTTGTCCtgactttttcccccctttacCAATGCATGCATCCCTACCCAGAACCCTCAATGTCTATATTCAACTTCTTAAAGACtctgtttattttgctaaaacagaaaaaagcttcAGTTATATATTAATAATCCTACAGGTAAGAAAAACATGTCCTGAGTCCTTCGTTAGTCCACATTGAATATAGTTGCGAAAAGAAAGTTTTCAACTAACATTCAAGCtattaaaaaaactatatttatttttttagtccaATTAACTCCATCTGTGCCAACTGTGGAAGACTTCTTGAAAACCATAAGGACTAACCCAGAGGTcagtaattaaattaagttataAAATATCCTTAGTTTAATAGATCAGGTTGAACTTTAGCAACACGTTAGTGAATTTAATGGAAGAGAATCATCTTATGCATACCAtgtgtgtaaacaaaattaatcaaTCTCACATTCAgcagttaaaacatttacactttTGTCTCCCTTGGCTCTTTATTCGTCTCTCAGGTCTATCCTGTGACCCAAACTTCCTTGAAGAACCGCGTAGCTCTGCTGATCACTAATATCAAGTTTTCTGAGGAATCAATGAACAGAAGGGGAGCAGAGAAAGACGAGGAGAACATGGAGAGACTGCTTTCATATCTGGGGTATGAGGTGGTGAAATACACAAACCTCACTGGAAAGGTACTTTATTCTAGATGAGAGACTAAATGAAACAGATTCTCATCTgattgattatttaatttaataactgGTGACatgattttctgtcttctttcagGCGATTGATGAGGCTTTAATTGACTTCACTAAACATCCCAAACTAAAACACACTGACAGTGTGTTTGTGGTTCTCATGTCTCATGGGAAGCTGGGGAAAATTCTTGGGGTTGACTGGAAAGAGGACAAACCAGATGAATTTCCAATcaacaacattttcaaacacttGGGCTCCAAGAGTTGTCCAGAGCTAAGAGATAAACCAAAGGTCATCATCATTCAGGCCTGCAGAGGAGGTGATTcaaatctgctgctgcagatacTAAAGCTCACTGTGAGTTAATATAATGGTCTCAcctgtttgccttttttatgcTTCAGGACACAGTGCAGGTTATGTTCTACAATCTGAGAACCATGCAGCAGACATGCTTCATCatttaattttggaaaaagaCTTCATTTACCTTTCATCTTGTATTCCTGGTGGGTTGAAAGCGACACTTTAGATGAACTTATTGTAGTGGTTGTAACTTCATTGCTTTTTATTCCCTGCTCATCTTCCTTCAGACAATGTGTCGTACAGACAACGAGATCGTGGGTCTCTCCTCATCCAGAACATTGTGGAGGTTTTCAGTCCAGAGTCGTATCAGGAAGATATTTATGGACTTTTTGAGAAGATAGAAATGGTAAGCAAGAAATGTTGAGtgtgagtttaaaaaatatatatatatatttttaaaatattagcttAAATATAATCACTACAGATAAGCAGAAAAATAGCTTGTTACTGATTGATGCTGATTTAATCttacaatctttttttaattgtttcgTCCCAACAGGAGACACAACAATACTCTTTTGATCAACAAATGATGTCAGAGATGACTAGAAACACACTGACAAAGCATTTTTACCCCTTAACAGGAATCAGGTAAGGTGCATCTTGTTGAAACTCCTACTTTATCAACAACTCGCTTCAATCCTAGGCTTAGAAAAATGCCCAGTAATTAGATTAATATGGTTAAAATGATATATCCTATTTTACTTACCTTCAACATCATGCAAcatgtttatttgtctttttaaaaaaatatgtaattaaagAACAGCTTCACATTAGCTGCATTTCTATaatttgcaattgcagtgtttcagttaaataagaaattaaattaaaatcgcatgtgaataagcttgttcaagTGATAAGTCAGTAGAAATCACAGCAGTGACGAATGTAAACGGTTCCATTAGATATATTAGTATTTCAGCCATGCCgctagcgctcatcatctatcagagGTCTCACTCAGGCGTTGCAATGAGAAATACTTGGGAGTAACTTTGCATgcagcgttttggggaaattgtagtctgAAGTTTTACAGAAGATGGATTCAACGTGTTTGAACGACACAACTTCTTATGAACAGTGCGATGCAGTGAGATCTCTGGTGGAGCACGTCGTCCTAAAATGCCCCCAAAACAAATCTACTACTATTTCCTGTCCTAGAAACTGAACTTGAAGTGGGATTATTTCAGTGCTTTTGTAAAACTAGAAAATACAGCTGTCGACAAAATGAAGTTGTTTCAAAGTAGTGGATTTTACAAATACATGCTTTTAAGCTTGTATTTATAATTGCTTAAATTTACTTAATACGAGTCTGACTCaaaatatagtaaaatatatcaaaatttTAATATACTCACTACACTTTTTCCACTGGGGTTGTGTCTTtatctttcagaaaaatgagTGTCTTGGTGAAGGAAGAcaaaggtaaggtaattttcaGTCACTCCTTCTTTGTGTCCTTTTAGCTGCTCATCTTCTTTCATCAGAGGGcaaatgcttttcttcatctAAACTACAGAACTTACTAACATTTATAAtaaatcgttttttttttttgcaatactCTGCCTCTCGCTTCACTTCTTTCTACATAATTTAGAAATGGCTCTAGTCTATCTGCTCTGTCATGACAACACACTAGATTAACACAAATTGTGATTGTATTGTGCAGCTTTACTGATGGCTTAAGCAAAAATACAGTATAACAGCTTTAATTGAGATTTAACAGAGATTCTTTATTATTGGGGTGATCACATATACTtttcttgaaatatttaattttttttctaatgttgaAAACGTATAATAATTGCATCTTATTTGTATAGACACAGTTACAGATGCATTCTCAGAAAGTGAGGGCTGTAGCTATGGTAAGCACAAATATCACATCACTTTGAAGGTTTAATGCTTGGATTAGATTAAACTATTTAATTGTCTGCTACATGTcaatttattgaacaaacaggAACATCCACTAAGGTCAGCTCACACgagaaggaggagcaggaggagcgagaggaggatgaagaagatgagcaggaggaggaagatgaagagtcTGGTGAGAAACACACTTTAAACTACCTGATCACACCATTGGAACACATTCCTCATTTGTGGTGCCTAATGGGAAGTTTTAAAACCAGTTTGAAGTTATTGTGGGTTATAATAACGcttctgatatatttttttcttccttttcctccAATGTGGTGAAGAGACGAGCAGCAAATCATGTGATCAAGCAGGATGTTTAACCTGCCGCTTGGCTGCAGTCAAACTTAGTACATATAGGCAGATGGGCTTGTGCCcgacccaaaaaacaaaacaaaacaaaccatcaaatggaaaacaaaaatgaaaaatttgtttttgcacgTTTTCACTGGTATTTTGTATACttgcacaaaaatctgtttGGTACCGtcactgaatacatttttatatgcatttgtctatatgtgtttttctgaaatataaatccaaactaaaacaaattaacaagCAAAATTGTTtgcaaactttttctttaacaaactcAAATTCTTTGACAGCATAAGGAAGTCCCTAGcggtttctttttgttgcagaAATAGACAGCCAAACTAAACCGATTCATTTTGATCATAGTGATTTCTACAGGtcataaaacaaaccaaagtagATTTTGCTCATCCAATGATATAATGTTTGTAGATAAGACAATTAGGGCCACTGGAacgtttagtttctttttttgttttcagtggcTCTAAACCTCTTCTGTATCATCTGAACTTTTTCTAAAGGATCACtgcttggttttaaaaaaaaaatgtttatttttacagctcACACATTCAAGTTctgctgtgaaaaatgtaaaagcatcACTCAGGTGAGGTCTGAAACCTGATTGTAATTTCACTCCAACttgcaaataaattaagaaGCCTAATTTTTCCCTCTCTCATCCatctttattttactgttaatatttataattgtgCAAATAAATTACTGGATGTTCTCTCCACAGACCCACGGCACAAAGCTTGTTACTCCCCAGAGGATTTCAAACGGACGTTTCCAGTGAGTGAGACACACCGTCTATGCGGTAGAAATGTACCCGTTAATCAGTGCCGTCACTCacactgtgtgtctgtgtttaaagAATGCAGCTGGAAGGAGAAGGCTCATACGAGTGTTCGGTCACCGGTCTGGTTTTTGAAGCAAGCGAGTCGGTTCTGGTGCGGTATTCGGTCTTATCCTGGTCCAAGTTTGGCTCGTTCTTACCCAACTCCTGGAAATTTGCTGGACCAATCTTCGACATCGACGCTGTCAACAAGGAGGCGTCTGTGCTCACATCCATCCACCTCCCCCACTCTGTTTGCTTAGGCCGTAAGAGCAATTAATGTCTTTAATATTGAGCATCTTCTAAAAGAGTCGCCATAAAACTTTCATGTCTGATATTTTCTAGAGACTCTTGACAATGCCGTGTCATTCAAGATCTTGCATGTTGTCGATGAGGATTTCAGTGAGGCTTTCATTGAGCCACCTTCAGGCTACTCAGGTAGCCACGTTAAGTGGAGCGTGAGGTCCCTGTCCCCCGTGTGTCCCATCATTCCAGCTGATGAACAGGCTGAATA
It includes:
- the LOC102218041 gene encoding uncharacterized protein LOC102218041, whose protein sequence is MTGLVLQKVKYRFVYKVSRHVLRRLVDLLLKDHVLNGEEEDIICEGRYSRADQARSLIDYVIRKGERASTRLIYHLQNIDPVLHSELGLSSDQPGLSVQLTPSVPTVEDFLKTIRTNPEVYPVTQTSLKNRVALLITNIKFSEESMNRRGAEKDEENMERLLSYLGYEVVKYTNLTGKAIDEALIDFTKHPKLKHTDSVFVVLMSHGKLGKILGVDWKEDKPDEFPINNIFKHLGSKSCPELRDKPKVIIIQACRGGHSAGYVLQSENHAADMLHHLILEKDFIYLSSCIPDNVSYRQRDRGSLLIQNIVEVFSPESYQEDIYGLFEKIEMETQQYSFDQQMMSEMTRNTLTKHFYPLTGIRKMSVLVKEDKDTVTDAFSESEGCSYGTSTKVSSHEKEEQEEREEDEEDEQEEEDEESAHTFKFCCEKCKSITQTHGTKLVTPQRISNGRFQMQLEGEGSYECSVTGLVFEASESVLVRYSVLSWSKFGSFLPNSWKFAGPIFDIDAVNKEASVLTSIHLPHSVCLGQTLDNAVSFKILHVVDEDFSEAFIEPPSGYSGSHVKWSVRSLSPVCPIIPADEQAEYHGMVMIYKQMNTNNIFHVYLVLNNVSAIKDVCEQVQSYQNKYVRVTKSSMCRLVEGIFRFSSEPVGVVRPQELEFTLAEIAVKGFFEVFFDKQPPFEWSLRKRRTDEVVWSAAIRADDWQAALKENPRKRARCDDELRAKSHRGQDLSEKQLLRVASKFGSEWKEAAIYLDLLSKDLDDILEKENDVTMQKHRMLVMWKNRRRQGEATASALLESLKDMDKLSTFNDGRR